In Patulibacter sp. SYSU D01012, a single window of DNA contains:
- a CDS encoding YihY/virulence factor BrkB family protein has translation MTQIERTGHTRETGLLPTLRRTWSEFQEDRLTDQAAALTYYGVLSLFPALIALVSLVGLFADPAKTTQAIQDVVAQLGPSSAADTFAEPIRSITSQRGTSGVMLVVGIVSALWSASGYIGAFMRVSNVIYEVDEGRPIWKLRPLQMLVTLVMLLLVVVGALAVVVSGPLADAVGSALGLSDTFVSVFKIAKWPILLVIVMLIVSVLYWASPNAKLPGFRFVTPGSALAVVVWVVGSLIFAFYVANFGSYDKTYGTLGGVVVFLVWLWLTNVAILLGHQLNAERERTTQIEEGVPGAERELQIPERDAPDRDKRPKSA, from the coding sequence CCGCACCTGGAGCGAGTTCCAGGAGGACCGCCTGACCGACCAGGCCGCGGCGCTGACGTACTACGGCGTCCTGTCGCTGTTCCCCGCCCTGATCGCGCTCGTCTCGCTTGTCGGCCTCTTCGCCGACCCCGCGAAGACCACTCAGGCGATCCAGGACGTCGTCGCGCAGCTCGGGCCGTCCTCCGCGGCCGACACGTTCGCCGAGCCCATCCGGTCGATCACGTCGCAGCGCGGCACCTCGGGCGTGATGCTCGTCGTCGGCATCGTCTCGGCGCTCTGGTCGGCGTCGGGCTACATCGGCGCGTTCATGCGCGTGTCGAACGTGATCTACGAGGTCGACGAGGGCCGGCCGATCTGGAAGCTGCGCCCGCTGCAGATGCTCGTCACGCTCGTGATGCTGCTGCTCGTGGTGGTCGGCGCGCTCGCCGTCGTCGTCTCCGGCCCGCTCGCCGACGCGGTCGGCAGCGCGCTCGGCCTGTCCGACACGTTCGTGAGCGTCTTCAAGATCGCGAAGTGGCCGATCCTGCTCGTGATCGTGATGCTCATCGTCTCGGTCCTCTACTGGGCGTCGCCGAACGCCAAGCTCCCCGGCTTCAGGTTCGTCACGCCCGGCTCGGCGCTCGCGGTGGTCGTCTGGGTCGTCGGCTCGCTGATCTTCGCCTTCTACGTCGCCAACTTCGGCTCGTACGACAAGACGTACGGCACCCTCGGCGGCGTGGTGGTCTTCCTGGTCTGGCTGTGGCTGACGAACGTCGCGATCCTCCTGGGCCACCAGCTCAACGCCGAGCGCGAGCGCACGACGCAGATCGAGGAGGGCGTGCCCGGCGCCGAGCGCGAGCTGCAGATCCCCGAGCGCGACGCCCCGGACCGCGACAAGCGCCCGAAGTCGGCATAG